One region of Streptomyces rishiriensis genomic DNA includes:
- the sdhA gene encoding succinate dehydrogenase flavoprotein subunit, whose protein sequence is MKIHKYDTVIVGAGGAGMRAAIESTKRSRTAVLTKLYPTRSHTGAAQGGMAAALANVEEDNWEWHTFDTVKGGDYLVDQDAAEILAKEAIDSVLDLEKMGLPFNRTPDGTIDQRRFGGHSRNHGEAPVRRSCYAADRTGHMILQTLYQNCVKEGVEFYNEFYVLDQLITEVDGVKRSAGVVAYELATGEIHVFQAKAVIYASGGTGKFFKVTSNAHTLTGDGQAAVYRRGLPLEDMEFFQFHPTGIWRMGILLTEGARGEGGILRNKDGERFMEKYAPVMKDLASRDVVSRSIYTEIREGRGCGPEGDHVYLDLTHLPPEQLDAKLPDITEFARTYLGIEPYTDPIPIQPTAHYAMGGIPTNVQGEVLSDNTTVVPGLYAAGEVACVSVHGANRLGTNSLLDINVFGKRAGIAAAEYSQKAEYVELPENPAQQVIDQVEHLRASTGTERVAELRRELQETMDANVMVFRTEQTIKTAVEKLAELRERYRNVSIQDKGKRFNTDLLEAIELGNLLDLAEVMAVSALARKESRGGHYREDYPNRDDVNFMRHTMAYREVGDDGTESIRLDYKPVVQTRYQPMERKY, encoded by the coding sequence ATGAAGATCCACAAGTACGACACAGTCATCGTCGGCGCAGGTGGCGCCGGTATGCGCGCCGCGATCGAGTCGACGAAGCGCAGCCGCACCGCCGTGCTGACCAAGCTCTACCCCACCCGCTCCCACACGGGCGCAGCGCAGGGCGGCATGGCCGCCGCGCTGGCCAACGTGGAGGAGGACAACTGGGAGTGGCACACCTTCGACACGGTCAAGGGCGGTGACTACCTGGTCGACCAGGACGCCGCCGAGATCCTGGCGAAGGAGGCCATCGACTCCGTCCTCGACCTGGAGAAGATGGGCCTGCCGTTCAACCGGACGCCCGACGGCACGATCGACCAGCGCCGCTTCGGCGGTCACAGCCGCAACCACGGCGAGGCCCCGGTCCGCCGCTCCTGCTACGCGGCCGACCGCACCGGTCACATGATCCTCCAGACGCTGTACCAGAACTGCGTGAAGGAGGGCGTGGAGTTCTACAACGAGTTCTACGTCCTCGACCAGCTGATCACCGAGGTCGACGGGGTCAAGCGGTCCGCGGGCGTGGTCGCGTACGAGCTGGCGACCGGCGAGATCCACGTCTTCCAGGCGAAGGCCGTGATCTACGCCTCCGGCGGCACCGGCAAGTTCTTCAAGGTGACCTCCAACGCGCACACGCTGACGGGTGACGGCCAGGCGGCCGTGTACCGGCGCGGGCTGCCGCTGGAGGACATGGAGTTCTTCCAGTTCCACCCGACCGGCATCTGGCGCATGGGCATCCTGCTGACGGAGGGCGCCCGCGGTGAGGGCGGCATCCTCCGCAACAAGGACGGCGAGCGCTTCATGGAGAAGTACGCGCCGGTCATGAAGGACCTCGCCTCGCGTGACGTCGTGTCCCGCTCGATCTACACGGAGATCCGGGAAGGCCGCGGTTGCGGCCCCGAGGGCGACCACGTCTACCTGGACCTCACCCACCTCCCGCCGGAGCAGCTGGACGCGAAGCTCCCGGACATCACGGAGTTCGCGCGCACGTACCTCGGCATCGAGCCGTACACGGACCCGATCCCGATCCAGCCCACCGCGCACTACGCGATGGGCGGCATCCCGACGAACGTCCAGGGTGAGGTCCTCAGCGACAACACGACGGTCGTCCCGGGCCTGTACGCGGCCGGCGAGGTCGCCTGTGTCTCGGTGCACGGCGCCAACCGTCTGGGCACGAACTCGCTGCTGGACATCAACGTGTTCGGCAAGCGGGCCGGCATCGCCGCCGCCGAGTACTCGCAGAAGGCGGAGTACGTCGAGCTGCCGGAGAACCCCGCCCAGCAGGTGATCGACCAGGTGGAGCACCTGCGCGCGTCCACCGGCACCGAGCGGGTGGCGGAACTGCGCCGCGAACTGCAGGAGACCATGGACGCGAACGTCATGGTGTTCCGCACGGAGCAGACGATCAAGACGGCGGTCGAGAAGCTCGCCGAGCTGCGCGAGCGCTACCGGAACGTCTCGATCCAGGACAAGGGGAAGCGGTTCAACACCGACCTGCTGGAGGCCATCGAGCTGGGCAACCTGCTCGACCTGGCCGAGGTCATGGCGGTGTCGGCGCTGGCCCGCAAGGAGTCCCGCGGCGGTCACTACCGCGAGGACTACCCGAACCGCGACGACGTCAACTTCATGCGCCACACCATGGCGTACCGCGAGGTGGGCGACGACGGCACCGAGTCCATCCGACTCGACTACAAGCCGGTCGTCCAGACCCGCTACCAGCCGATGGAGCGTAAGTACTGA
- a CDS encoding succinate dehydrogenase hydrophobic membrane anchor subunit: MATTETTAAGIGPVEGGSVYDVDNPAPLIEAPRQRTKKTPRSTRGNFEMGAWLFMRLSGVVLVVLVLGHLLIQLVLDGGVSKIGFAFVAGRWASPFWQVWDLLMLWLAMLHGTNGLRTVINDYAERANTRLWLKGLLYTAAVFTILLGTLVIFTFDPNIR; this comes from the coding sequence ATGGCCACCACTGAAACCACCGCGGCCGGGATCGGCCCCGTCGAGGGCGGCTCCGTCTACGACGTGGACAACCCCGCGCCCCTCATCGAGGCCCCGCGCCAGCGCACCAAGAAGACCCCCCGGTCCACCCGGGGCAACTTCGAGATGGGCGCCTGGCTCTTCATGCGCCTGTCCGGCGTCGTACTGGTCGTCCTGGTCCTGGGCCACCTGCTGATCCAGCTCGTCCTGGACGGCGGGGTCTCCAAGATCGGCTTCGCCTTCGTGGCCGGCCGCTGGGCCTCCCCGTTCTGGCAGGTCTGGGACCTGCTGATGCTGTGGCTCGCCATGCTGCACGGGACGAACGGCCTGCGCACGGTCATCAACGACTACGCCGAGCGCGCGAACACCCGGCTGTGGCTGAAGGGCCTGCTCTACACCGCCGCGGTGTTCACCATCCTGCTGGGCACGCTGGTGATCTTCACCTTCGACCCGAACATCCGCTAG
- the sdhC gene encoding succinate dehydrogenase, cytochrome b556 subunit, with protein MPAGTLYRGREGMWSWVAHRVTGVLIFFFLFVHVLDTALVRVSPEDYDKVVATYKTPVVALLEYGLVAAILFHALNGLRVIAVDFWSKGPRYQKQMLWSVVGLWLVLMLGAIYPVLGHAARELFGS; from the coding sequence GTGCCGGCTGGAACGCTGTACCGCGGCCGGGAAGGAATGTGGTCCTGGGTGGCTCATCGAGTCACCGGCGTCCTCATCTTCTTCTTCCTGTTCGTTCACGTGCTGGACACCGCGCTCGTGCGTGTCTCCCCCGAGGACTACGACAAGGTCGTAGCCACCTACAAGACGCCGGTCGTGGCGCTGCTGGAGTACGGCCTCGTGGCCGCCATCCTCTTCCACGCGCTCAACGGCCTGCGCGTCATCGCCGTCGACTTCTGGTCGAAGGGCCCGCGCTACCAGAAGCAGATGCTCTGGAGCGTCGTCGGCCTGTGGCTGGTGCTGATGCTCGGGGCGATCTACCCCGTACTCGGCCACGCCGCTCGTGAACTGTTCGGGAGCTGA
- a CDS encoding 2-oxo-4-hydroxy-4-carboxy-5-ureidoimidazoline decarboxylase, translating to MTRGSTLPAHRLSPLSGRLAIPAQSRTSPAPPLGGFNTAPADEAHRLLLACLRSLRWARRIADHRPYPTLDALLAASDEAAYDLSPGDLAEALAAESLPGLPEDAYGAAHMALDAAHAAYEARFGHAFVICLDGVPADEAPDRVLEGIRSRLTNDPEDERVIAAEELRRLARQRLTGSIRAAGL from the coding sequence GTGACGCGAGGATCCACGCTGCCTGCGCACCGTCTCTCCCCTCTCTCCGGCCGCCTCGCCATACCGGCGCAGTCCCGGACCTCACCCGCACCCCCGCTCGGCGGTTTCAACACCGCCCCCGCCGACGAGGCGCACCGCCTCCTCCTCGCCTGCCTCCGCAGCCTCCGCTGGGCCCGTCGCATCGCCGACCACCGGCCGTACCCGACGCTCGACGCCCTGCTGGCGGCCTCCGACGAGGCCGCGTACGACCTGAGCCCCGGCGATCTGGCGGAGGCCCTGGCGGCGGAGTCCCTGCCCGGCCTGCCGGAGGACGCGTACGGAGCGGCGCACATGGCGCTGGACGCGGCCCACGCCGCCTACGAGGCCCGATTCGGACACGCGTTCGTCATCTGCCTCGACGGCGTCCCGGCGGACGAGGCCCCGGACCGCGTCCTGGAAGGCATCCGGTCACGATTGACAAACGATCCGGAGGACGAGCGGGTGATCGCGGCGGAGGAGCTGCGCCGCCTGGCGAGGCAGCGGCTGACCGGCTCGATCAGGGCTGCGGGGCTCTGA
- a CDS encoding beta-N-acetylhexosaminidase, giving the protein MAGGLVAALGVGVGVWASSDDDTTPAGSAASRQAAARTPAAAAQAATPTPSRSYALSTTPRTIPAVSAHTPARGPGWKPQSTRRVVVSDAGLADEGRLVAGELGLTYAGEKDDVRAGDLRLALNDDEGANPESYTMTVRGGRVTISAPSDAGVFYGTRTLKQEVHGGGTAPEGVVRDQPAKPQRGFTLDIARKHFTAAWIEDRVRELGDLKYNQLGLHFSDDQAFRIESDSHPEIVSAQHLSKAEVKKIVDLAASRHITVVPEIDSPGHLGAVLAAHPELQLRNASGVATRGAIDISKDDSADLLDDLLDEYADVFPGAYWHLGGDEYQALTVSSPAASYPQLAAAATARYGSGAGVADLTTGWLNDRADTVRAHDRTLRVWNDGFFRGTSVKPASDLVVAYWTGKEIGARPPVDYLSAGRRMLNYNDEYLYYVLGEPNDFVYPTGQRIYQQWTPRVLRGTTPVAAKYDAQILGGSFSVWCDLANSQTQDQIAAGIRMPLRATSQKLWDAGTPPLTWTQFKALADRLG; this is encoded by the coding sequence GTGGCGGGCGGGCTGGTCGCCGCGCTCGGCGTCGGGGTCGGCGTGTGGGCCTCCTCGGACGACGACACGACACCGGCCGGATCGGCCGCCTCCCGGCAGGCCGCCGCCAGGACGCCCGCCGCCGCCGCGCAGGCCGCGACCCCGACGCCCAGCCGCTCCTACGCCCTCTCCACCACCCCTCGCACCATCCCCGCCGTCAGCGCCCACACCCCGGCGCGCGGCCCGGGGTGGAAGCCGCAGTCCACGCGCCGGGTGGTGGTGAGCGACGCCGGCCTCGCCGACGAGGGGCGGCTCGTCGCCGGCGAGCTGGGGCTGACGTACGCCGGGGAGAAGGACGACGTACGCGCCGGAGACCTGCGGCTGGCGCTCAACGACGACGAGGGCGCGAACCCGGAGTCGTACACCATGACCGTGCGCGGCGGACGGGTCACCATCAGCGCGCCCTCCGACGCCGGTGTCTTCTACGGCACCCGCACCCTCAAGCAGGAGGTGCACGGCGGCGGGACCGCGCCGGAGGGCGTCGTCCGCGACCAGCCCGCCAAGCCGCAGCGCGGGTTCACGCTGGACATCGCGCGCAAGCACTTCACCGCCGCCTGGATCGAGGACCGGGTGCGCGAGCTCGGCGACCTGAAGTACAACCAGCTAGGTCTGCACTTCTCCGACGACCAGGCCTTCCGGATCGAGTCCGACAGCCACCCGGAGATCGTCTCGGCCCAGCACCTCAGCAAGGCCGAGGTGAAGAAGATCGTCGACCTCGCGGCGAGCCGGCACATCACCGTCGTGCCCGAGATCGACTCGCCCGGGCACCTGGGCGCCGTCCTCGCCGCCCACCCCGAGCTCCAGCTGCGCAACGCGAGCGGGGTGGCGACCCGCGGGGCGATCGACATCTCCAAGGACGACTCCGCGGACCTCCTCGACGACCTGCTGGACGAGTACGCCGACGTCTTCCCCGGCGCCTACTGGCATCTCGGCGGTGACGAGTACCAGGCCCTGACGGTCTCCAGCCCGGCGGCCTCCTACCCGCAGCTCGCCGCCGCCGCGACGGCCCGGTACGGCTCCGGCGCCGGCGTCGCCGACCTCACCACCGGCTGGCTCAACGACCGCGCCGACACCGTGCGCGCCCACGACCGCACGCTGCGGGTGTGGAACGACGGCTTCTTCCGCGGCACGTCCGTCAAGCCGGCCTCCGACCTCGTGGTCGCCTACTGGACGGGCAAGGAGATCGGGGCGCGGCCGCCCGTGGACTACCTGAGCGCGGGTCGCAGGATGCTCAACTACAACGACGAGTACCTGTACTACGTCCTCGGCGAACCGAACGACTTCGTCTACCCCACCGGGCAGCGGATCTACCAGCAGTGGACCCCGCGGGTGCTGCGCGGCACCACGCCGGTCGCCGCGAAGTACGACGCCCAGATCCTCGGCGGCTCCTTCTCGGTCTGGTGCGACCTCGCGAACTCGCAGACGCAGGACCAGATCGCGGCCGGGATCCGGATGCCGCTGCGGGCCACCTCGCAGAAACTGTGGGACGCCGGGACGCCACCGCTGACCTGGACGCAGTTCAAGGCCCTGGCGGACCGGCTCGGTTGA
- a CDS encoding DUF397 domain-containing protein yields MTWKKSSYSGGGQGDACVEVAHHHPHIAIRDSKAPDRATLSFPADTFVAFLDGLKRR; encoded by the coding sequence TTGACCTGGAAGAAGTCTTCCTACTCCGGCGGCGGTCAGGGCGATGCCTGCGTCGAAGTCGCCCACCATCACCCCCATATAGCCATCCGCGATTCCAAGGCCCCCGACCGAGCCACCCTCAGCTTCCCGGCGGACACGTTCGTCGCGTTCCTCGACGGGCTCAAGCGGCGCTGA
- a CDS encoding RNA polymerase sigma factor, translating to MGQGGEPRRAQAYDRELGAAVTLAQDGDEAAFAVAYRIVQPGLLGYLRGIVGDDAEDVASDAWLEIARDLGRFKGDGAGFRGWTATIARHRALDHLRRLRVRPRSAVLDQDVVLDLAGPSSTHDEALESLSTEHALELVRGLPRDQAEAVLLRVVVGLDGPAAARVLGKRPGAVRTAAHRGLKRLARQLDAAGVAEGVTDGGPRTLGEST from the coding sequence TTGGGCCAGGGAGGGGAACCGCGGCGCGCGCAGGCGTACGACCGGGAACTGGGCGCGGCCGTGACGCTGGCCCAGGACGGTGACGAGGCCGCGTTCGCCGTCGCGTACCGGATCGTGCAGCCGGGACTGCTCGGCTACCTGCGCGGGATCGTCGGCGACGACGCCGAGGACGTGGCCTCCGACGCCTGGCTGGAGATCGCCCGCGACCTGGGGCGGTTCAAGGGCGACGGCGCGGGGTTCCGCGGCTGGACCGCGACCATCGCCCGGCACCGGGCCCTCGACCATCTGCGCCGGCTGCGGGTCCGGCCGCGGTCGGCGGTGCTGGACCAGGACGTCGTCCTCGACCTGGCCGGCCCCTCCAGCACCCACGACGAGGCGCTGGAGTCGCTCTCCACCGAGCACGCCCTGGAACTGGTCCGCGGGCTGCCGCGCGACCAGGCCGAGGCGGTGCTGCTGCGGGTGGTCGTGGGGCTGGACGGACCCGCCGCGGCCCGCGTGCTCGGCAAGCGCCCCGGCGCCGTCCGTACGGCGGCGCACCGGGGCCTGAAGCGGCTGGCCCGCCAGCTCGACGCCGCGGGTGTGGCCGAAGGTGTGACGGATGGCGGCCCCCGAACGCTGGGGGAGTCGACATGA
- a CDS encoding RNA polymerase sigma factor, whose translation MGDDAELTAAVLAAQDGDETAFRTVYRTVHPRLLGYVRTLVGDPDAEDVSSEAWLQIARDLDRFSGDADRFRGWAARIARNRALDHIRMRGRRPATVADETELTARPAESDTAGEAMEALATGRTLGLIARLPQDQAEAVVLRVVMGLDAKTAAETLGKRPGAVRTAAHRGLKKLAELLGEDPETAGVLDALPSQREPRSRAVTSAGVTHMRARTQKDM comes from the coding sequence GTGGGGGACGACGCGGAGCTGACAGCCGCGGTGCTCGCGGCACAGGACGGGGACGAGACCGCGTTCCGGACTGTGTACCGCACGGTGCACCCGCGGCTGCTCGGGTACGTACGCACGCTCGTCGGCGACCCCGACGCCGAGGACGTGTCCTCCGAGGCCTGGCTCCAGATAGCCCGGGACCTGGACCGCTTCAGCGGCGACGCGGACCGCTTCCGTGGCTGGGCCGCCCGGATCGCCCGCAACCGCGCGCTGGACCACATACGGATGCGCGGCCGGCGCCCGGCGACGGTCGCCGACGAGACGGAACTGACGGCCCGCCCCGCCGAGTCCGACACCGCGGGCGAGGCCATGGAGGCACTGGCCACCGGCCGCACCCTCGGACTCATCGCCCGGCTGCCGCAGGACCAGGCCGAGGCCGTCGTGCTGCGGGTGGTCATGGGCCTGGACGCCAAGACGGCCGCCGAGACGCTCGGCAAACGACCCGGTGCGGTGCGCACGGCCGCGCACCGCGGCCTGAAGAAGCTCGCGGAACTGCTCGGTGAGGATCCCGAGACGGCCGGTGTGCTCGACGCGCTGCCGTCTCAGCGAGAACCGCGCTCGCGCGCGGTGACGTCCGCCGGTGTGACGCATATGCGCGCGCGGACGCAGAAGGACATGTGA
- a CDS encoding L,D-transpeptidase family protein: protein MRMRRSIAVLTGTAALVTVCGCSARAPGADGAARSPAPAGVGRTASAPASAPARATTDDKPSAPATGAPPPAVLWSRGDEGRDVRELQARLRQVAWLFEGPTGTYGERTEEAVKGFQDKRGLPATGRTDAVTWRRLLAMTHEPGEWELYLMGGQPAAAPDPRCRSGRVLCIDKTTRTLRWMVEGRTLTTVPVRFGSQYTPTREGVFHVYWKSRDHVSTLYHSPMPYAMFFSGGQAVHYSADFAARGYAGASHGCVNVRDETAIASVFAQVRNGDKVVVSW, encoded by the coding sequence ATGCGGATGCGGAGATCGATCGCCGTCCTGACCGGCACGGCGGCTCTGGTGACGGTGTGCGGATGCAGTGCGCGGGCCCCGGGAGCGGACGGAGCGGCACGCTCGCCCGCCCCTGCCGGCGTCGGCCGGACGGCGTCGGCGCCGGCGTCGGCACCGGCCCGGGCCACCACCGACGACAAGCCGAGCGCACCGGCCACCGGCGCCCCGCCTCCCGCGGTCCTGTGGTCCCGGGGCGACGAGGGGCGCGACGTCCGCGAGCTCCAGGCCCGGCTGCGCCAGGTCGCCTGGCTCTTCGAGGGGCCCACGGGAACGTACGGCGAGCGCACCGAGGAGGCGGTGAAGGGCTTCCAGGACAAGCGCGGGCTGCCGGCGACCGGGAGGACGGACGCCGTCACCTGGCGGCGGCTGCTGGCGATGACGCACGAACCCGGGGAGTGGGAGCTGTACCTGATGGGCGGTCAGCCAGCCGCCGCGCCCGATCCCCGGTGCCGGTCCGGACGGGTGCTGTGCATCGATAAGACGACCCGGACCCTGCGCTGGATGGTCGAAGGGCGGACCCTGACGACGGTGCCGGTCCGCTTCGGCTCGCAGTACACGCCCACCCGGGAGGGCGTGTTCCACGTCTACTGGAAGTCCCGCGACCATGTGTCCACGCTCTACCACTCGCCGATGCCGTACGCGATGTTCTTCAGCGGCGGGCAGGCGGTGCACTACTCGGCCGACTTCGCCGCCCGCGGCTACGCGGGGGCCTCGCACGGATGCGTCAACGTGCGGGACGAGACGGCGATCGCGAGTGTGTTCGCACAGGTGAGGAACGGCGACAAGGTCGTCGTGTCCTGGTGA
- a CDS encoding acyl-CoA mutase large subunit family protein: MTRESESGLPIEPVYGPEDLAGWDPAGQLGEPGKYPFTRGVYPSMYTGRPWTMRQYAGFGTAVESNARYKQLIANGTMGLSVAFDLPTQMGHDSDAPIASGEVGKVGVAIDSVEDMRVLFGGIPLDKVSTSMTINAPAALLLLMYQLVGEEQGVPADRLTGTIQNDVLKEYIARGTYIFPPKPSLRLIADIFKYCKAEIPKWNTISISGYHMAEAGASPAQEIAFTLADGIEYVRTAVAAGMDVDDFAPRLSFFFVARTTILEEVAKFRAARRIWARVMREEFCAKNPKSLMLRFHTQTAGVQLTAQQPEVNLVRVAVQGLAAVLGGTQSLHTNSFDEAIALPTDKSARLALRTQQVLAYETDVTATVDPFAGSYVVERMTDDVEAAAVELMKKVEDLGGAVAAIEHGFQKSEIERSAYRIAQETDSGERVVVGVNRYQLDTEEPYEPLRVDPAIEAQQAERLAKLRAGRDRAAVDAALDALKKAAEGEDNVLYPMKDALRARATVGEVCNALREVWGTYVPSDAF, from the coding sequence ATGACGCGTGAGTCGGAGTCCGGACTGCCCATCGAGCCGGTCTACGGGCCGGAGGACCTGGCCGGCTGGGACCCGGCCGGGCAGCTGGGAGAGCCGGGCAAGTACCCCTTCACCCGGGGCGTCTACCCGTCGATGTACACCGGCCGCCCCTGGACCATGCGCCAGTACGCGGGCTTCGGCACGGCGGTGGAGTCCAACGCCCGCTACAAGCAGCTGATCGCCAACGGCACGATGGGCCTGTCGGTCGCCTTCGACCTGCCCACCCAGATGGGCCACGACTCGGACGCCCCGATCGCGAGCGGCGAGGTCGGCAAGGTGGGCGTGGCCATCGACTCGGTCGAGGACATGCGGGTGCTGTTCGGCGGGATCCCGCTGGACAAGGTGTCGACGTCGATGACGATCAACGCCCCGGCGGCCCTGCTGCTGCTCATGTACCAGCTGGTCGGCGAGGAGCAGGGCGTCCCGGCCGACCGGCTCACCGGCACGATCCAGAACGACGTGCTGAAGGAGTACATCGCGCGGGGCACGTACATCTTCCCGCCGAAGCCCTCGCTCCGGCTGATCGCCGACATCTTCAAGTACTGCAAGGCCGAGATCCCGAAGTGGAACACGATCTCGATCTCCGGCTACCACATGGCGGAGGCGGGCGCGTCCCCGGCGCAGGAGATCGCCTTCACCCTGGCGGACGGTATCGAGTACGTCCGTACGGCGGTGGCGGCGGGCATGGACGTCGACGACTTCGCGCCCCGCCTGTCCTTCTTCTTCGTGGCCCGTACGACCATCCTCGAAGAGGTCGCGAAGTTCCGCGCCGCGCGCCGGATCTGGGCGCGGGTGATGCGGGAGGAGTTCTGCGCGAAGAACCCCAAGTCGCTGATGCTGCGCTTCCACACGCAGACGGCCGGCGTCCAGCTGACGGCCCAGCAGCCGGAGGTGAACCTGGTCCGGGTCGCCGTCCAGGGCCTGGCCGCGGTCCTCGGCGGCACCCAGTCCCTGCACACGAACTCCTTCGACGAGGCGATCGCGCTGCCCACGGACAAGAGCGCGCGCCTCGCCCTGCGCACCCAGCAGGTGCTGGCCTACGAGACGGACGTGACCGCGACCGTCGACCCCTTCGCGGGCTCCTACGTCGTCGAGAGGATGACCGACGACGTCGAGGCGGCGGCCGTCGAGCTGATGAAGAAGGTCGAGGACCTCGGTGGCGCGGTCGCCGCCATCGAGCACGGCTTCCAGAAGTCGGAGATCGAGCGCTCCGCCTACCGGATCGCTCAGGAGACGGACTCCGGCGAGCGGGTCGTGGTCGGCGTCAACCGCTACCAGCTCGACACGGAGGAGCCCTACGAGCCACTCCGCGTCGACCCGGCCATCGAGGCCCAGCAGGCCGAGCGCCTCGCGAAACTGCGGGCCGGGCGCGACCGGGCGGCGGTGGACGCGGCCCTGGACGCCCTGAAGAAGGCCGCCGAGGGCGAGGACAACGTCCTGTACCCGATGAAGGACGCGCTGCGGGCCCGGGCGACGGTGGGCGAGGTGTGCAACGCCCTCCGGGAGGTCTGGGGGACGTACGTGCCGTCGGACGCCTTCTGA
- a CDS encoding FAD-dependent monooxygenase has protein sequence MDVDVLIVGAGPAGLALGIDLARRGVDALVVERGETLAPGSRGKGLQPRTMEVYEDLGVLDHILAAGGPYPVGMVWADGEQVGEHAMFDPMEDGEEGCRFTVPWMVPQWRNQEILLARLTELGGTVAFGREVLRLEQDTEGVTAHFRSGGPVRARYAVAADGGRSAVRRALGIEMRGETLDPDAALVADVRIPGLDRTWWHLFPPSGPDSGFLALCPLAGTDHFQLVARLPEGTDPDLSPDGVRKLVAARTHLAPEAVTEVLWSSDFRPRAALADRFREGRVFLAGDAAHVHSPAGGQGLNTSVQDAYNLGWKLGAVLSGRAPEALLDTYEEERRPVAEHVLGISTAIHRDEARRGASTRQLGLDYRRSSLSEETRENPGPPAAGDRFPDLTVDGVRLFDRLRGPDWTLLTLADGVFLVRPDGYVGWAGATQDGLGAYRARVGLDGSSPSRRPGTDAFRP, from the coding sequence ATGGACGTGGACGTCCTGATCGTCGGCGCGGGCCCCGCCGGTCTCGCCCTCGGCATCGACCTGGCCCGGCGCGGAGTGGACGCGCTGGTGGTGGAACGGGGCGAGACCCTCGCCCCCGGCTCCCGCGGCAAGGGCCTCCAACCGCGCACGATGGAGGTCTACGAGGATCTCGGCGTCCTCGACCACATCCTCGCCGCGGGCGGCCCCTACCCGGTGGGCATGGTCTGGGCGGACGGCGAGCAGGTCGGCGAGCACGCGATGTTCGACCCGATGGAGGACGGCGAGGAGGGCTGCCGCTTCACCGTCCCCTGGATGGTCCCGCAGTGGCGCAACCAGGAGATCCTGCTGGCACGGCTGACGGAGCTGGGCGGGACCGTGGCCTTCGGCCGTGAGGTTCTGCGGCTCGAGCAGGACACCGAGGGGGTGACGGCGCACTTCCGCTCCGGCGGGCCGGTCCGCGCCCGGTACGCCGTCGCCGCGGACGGCGGCCGCTCGGCGGTGCGCCGTGCGCTCGGCATCGAGATGAGGGGCGAGACACTCGACCCGGACGCGGCCCTGGTGGCAGACGTGCGGATTCCCGGCCTGGACCGGACATGGTGGCACCTGTTCCCGCCGAGCGGGCCGGACTCGGGCTTCCTGGCGCTGTGCCCGCTGGCCGGGACGGACCATTTCCAGCTGGTGGCGCGGCTCCCCGAGGGGACGGATCCGGATCTGTCCCCGGACGGCGTCCGCAAGCTCGTCGCCGCGCGCACCCACCTCGCGCCCGAGGCGGTGACGGAGGTGCTCTGGTCGTCCGACTTCCGCCCGCGCGCCGCCCTGGCGGACCGCTTCCGCGAGGGACGGGTCTTCCTGGCCGGCGACGCGGCGCACGTCCACTCCCCGGCCGGCGGTCAGGGCCTGAACACCAGCGTCCAGGACGCGTACAACCTGGGCTGGAAGCTGGGTGCGGTGCTGAGCGGCCGGGCGCCGGAAGCCCTGCTGGACACCTACGAGGAGGAGCGCCGCCCCGTCGCCGAGCACGTACTCGGCATCTCCACCGCGATCCACCGGGACGAGGCGAGGCGCGGTGCGTCGACCCGGCAACTGGGCCTTGACTACCGGCGATCGTCACTGAGCGAGGAGACCCGGGAGAACCCCGGTCCGCCGGCCGCCGGCGACCGCTTCCCGGACCTGACGGTCGACGGCGTCCGTCTCTTCGACCGGCTCAGGGGCCCGGACTGGACCCTGCTGACCCTGGCGGACGGGGTGTTCCTGGTCCGCCCGGACGGCTATGTGGGCTGGGCGGGCGCCACGCAGGACGGTCTCGGGGCGTACCGCGCACGGGTCGGCCTCGACGGGTCGTCGCCGTCGAGGAGGCCGGGAACGGACGCGTTCCGCCCTTGA